The following coding sequences are from one Clarias gariepinus isolate MV-2021 ecotype Netherlands chromosome 19, CGAR_prim_01v2, whole genome shotgun sequence window:
- the ankhd1 gene encoding ankyrin repeat and KH domain-containing protein 1 isoform X6 yields the protein MQDAVAGTAMLTDGFEDEIDSVTPRSPELRMGVGATPGAGLGGLGLGVGGKKVRLFGEPGGPAADRLDFKLTAAAVLSSGPGSGSDEDEVSEVESFILDQEDLDNPVLKTASELLLSSAADGADLRTVDPETQARLEALLEAAGIGKLSTADGKAFADPEVLRRLTSSVSCALDEAAAALTRMRAENTLNASQADNRSLPEACSDGDVNAVKKLLDEGHSVNEHTEEGESLLCLACSAGYYELAQVLLAMHANVEDRGIKGDITPLMAAASGGYVDIVKLLLVHGADVNAQSSSGNTALTYACAGGFLDVVKVLLKEGANIEDHNENGHTPLMEAASAGHVEVARVLLEYGAGINTHSNEFKESALTLACYKGHLDMVRFLLEAGADQEHKTDEMHTALMEACMDGHVEVARLLLDSGAQVNMPADSFESPLTLAACGGHVELAALLIERGANLEEVNDEGYTPLMEAAREGHEEMVALLLAQGANINAQTEETQETALTLACCGGFLEVADFLIKAGADIELGCSTPLMEAAQEGHLELVKYLLAAGANVHATTATGDTALTYACENGHTDVADVLLQTGADLEHESEGGRTPLMKAARAGHLCTVQFLISKGANVNRATANNDHTVVSLACAGGHLAVVELLLAHGADPTHRLKDGSTMLIEAAKGGHTNVVSYLLDYPNNILSVPAPDLSQLTPPSHETSQAPRVPFQALAMVVPPQEPDSVPSTIATPPPVTNKGMSKQRLSSLQSNAVATGGLDADLLPPFHPYQPLECIVEETEGKLNELGQRISAIEKAQLQSLELIQGEPLTKDKIEELKKSREEQVQKKKKILKELQKVERQLQLKTQQQFTKEYMEGKMKEEPGQAAGVEAPGTPLPPQATQLGSSPGCTDDNDIEGHQPLPADEDDDEEGEEEEDDDDDDDDEEDGDYAELPQVDTILYQKGGGQPAPPLPPQPHSLQGPPPPPLQSSFVPIQPMSAQQSTDFGSAEYPGSSSPDLHRVMLGQQLSGLGPGLLAQAPDGLMVATPAQTLTDTLDDIMAAVSSRVPMINTTTSPIPQPTTQTPMNTVSPPSMLPLYPSVDIDAHTESNHDTALTLACAGGHEELVSVLIARGANIEHRDKKGFTPLILAATAGHVGVVEILLDKGGDIEAQSERTKDTPLSLACSGGRQEVVELLLLRGANKEHRNVSDYTPLSLAASGGYVNIIKILLNAGAEINSRTGSKLGISPLMLAAMNGHVPAVKLLLDMGSDINAQIETNRNTALTLACFQGRAEVVSLLLDRKANVEHRAKTGLTPLMEAASGGYAEVGRVLLDKGADVNAPPVPSSRDTALTIAADKGHYKFCELLINRGAHIDVRNKKGNTPLWLAANGGHFDVVQLLVQAGADVDAADNRKITPLMAAFRKGHVKVVQYLVKEVNQFPSDIECMRYIATIADKELLKKCHQCMETIVKAKDQQAAEANKNASILLKELDLEKSREESKKQALAAKREKRKEKRKKKKEEQKKKLEEEEAKVKDTFSETQDQKEDSAEEPEVPIEPPSATTTTTIGISATSTTFTNAFSKKRANVVTTPSTNRKNKKNKTKDSPSEPIILQDPQVALAQQKADKNKIHGEPRGGGAPGGTSDSDNLDSTDCNSESSNGSKSQDLADLSSSFTSFSSSAPAVSSQPLPMTEKKPGLSHPTSREEKVTVSISKPQQKSHDIISDLTPSSLPSSFKTISLPVTSPNSKMNLTSPKRGQKREEGWKEVVRRSKKLSVPASVVSRIMGRGGCNITAIQDVTGAHIDVDKQKDKNGERMITIRGGTESTRHAVQLINALIQDPAKELEDLIPRNHIRQPGTNTKIGSTYTTSTGATSTTAASSKGLSSVVPSSSVSFQSSSNSTTQQAGKMGKNMAPGVRPPFVSLPPLAYAHPQLALLAAQTMHQIRHPRLPMAQFGGTFPPSPNTWGPFPVRPVSPGSANSSPKHSGNAALRPSSSAPAPAEHPAPVSNANVAPGSTASPPSTVPSKTPTPTSVRKQLFSAEPKPTAAPAVATTASSTPTSQVPPAPISCAPTTPTTPPPMPAPIAPPTQHTQALKTETAPAGTPAKEKSVADLAVPVSSAPCEGSSPSTPLHFPASPSAQPALPVQPEGRQQLPFPLTSSTEPSSSSSVQPGVSLSVSRPVPPNTISSTVANTSSTLPHYATPAASGVSTRLQPPTYYPMGPGAPLQEQQSVFVPQGATQEPLKQQQQSAQPSLATANMPPPSLQISSTMGMINGSQVHLHSGKAQLPSNFGHAAIFNHFSSIFDSNQVGNNQVWGACHLPTRTPPEQPFSAPPAFMGGMGQMESSMPPPDGSKAPGYRCTSQRVVSSPIGESARATLRVQYHSIHPMDPSGNSISSSTALTSFATSMSASPVFLQGPAPVGTPSFSRQHFSPHPWSASTSCESPVPSVSSGASSPLCTSTVTPALIQAKPSSSSQQDRKVPPPIGTERLARIRQTGSVSHTMLPTSYTPPVGQGGIWSFGVGSASAMSGWSQPMMGGPVMHQQLQEQSAFSQHQAMERDDTGIVAPSNTFHQPMPTNFMDFPKGLPMSMYGGTMIPPHPQMAEAPGGPMYNGLHTTDPAWNPILKVVPSSAENSDPQQVWPGTWAPHVGNVHLNHIN from the exons GTGGAGTCCTTCATCTTAGACCAGGAAGACCTGGATAACCCAGTCCTAAAGACGGCGTCGGAGCTGCTCCTATCCAGTGCAGCCGACGGAGCTGACCTCAGAACAGTAGATCCAGAGACACAAGCACGGCTTGAGGCGTTACTAGAGGCGGCag GCATTGGTAAACTGTCCACTGCCGATGGCAAAGCCTTCGCAGATCCCGAGGTGCTACGACGTCTGACGTCATCAGTGAGCTGCGCGCTGGACGAAGCCGCCGCTGCCCTCACACGCATGAGGGCCGAAAACACACTCAACGCCAGTCAGGCGGACAA CCGTAGCCTGCCTGAGGCCTGCTCCGACGGAGACGTGAACGCAGTAAAGAAGCTGCTGGACGAAGGCCACAGCGTCAACGAGCACACAGAAGAAGGAGAGAGCCTGCTCTGTCTGGCCTGCTCCGCCGGATACTATGAGCTCGCACAG GTCTTACTGGCCATGCACGCAAATGTAGAGGACCGAGGCATCAAGGGCGACATCACGCCTCTCATGGCTGCTGCTAGTGGTGGTTACGTAGACATCGTCAAACTGCTCCTAGTGCACGGAGCGGACGTCAATGCACAGTCCTCTTCAG GTAACACGGCACTGACGTACGCTTGTGCTGGCGGTTTCCTGGACGTGGTCAAAGTTCTGCTGAAAGAGGGAGCTAACATCGAGGACCACAACGAGAACGGCCACACTCCCCTGATGGAGGCAGCAAGCGCGGGGCACGTGGAGGTGGCACGTGTGCTCCTGGAGTACGGAGCAGGGATCAACACACACTCCAACGAGTTCAAGGAAAGCGCTCTGACACTAGCCTGCTATAAAG GGCATTTGGACATGGTGCGGTTTCTCTTGGAGGCAGGAGCTGACCAGGAACACAAGACGGACGAGATGCACACGGCACTCATGGAAGCCTGCATG GACGGGCACGTAGAGGTGGCGCGGTTGCTGTTGGACAGTGGTGCGCAGGTGAACATGCCGGCGGATTCGTTCGAGTCGCCACTCACACTGGCGGCCTGCGGAGGGCACGTGGAACTGGCAGCACTGCTGATAGAGAGGGGGGCCAACCTGGAGGAGGTCAACGATGAGGGATACACTCCTCTCATGGAGGCTGCACGCGAGGGTCATGAAGAAATGGTGGCTCTGCTTCTGGCACAAG GTGCAAACATCAACGCTCAGACAGAGGAGACGCAGGAGACGGCGCTGACTCTGGCCTGCTGCGGGGGCTTCTTGGAGGTGGCTGACTTCCTCATCAAGGCCGGAGCAGATATCGAGCTCGGATGCTCCACTCCTCTCATGGAGGCTGCGCAAGAGGGACATCTGGAGCTGGTCAAGTACCTGCTGGCTGCTG GAGCCAACGTCCACGCCACGACAGCAACGGGGGACACAGCACTAACGTACGCCTGCGAAAACGGACACACGGACGTGGCCGATGTGCTGCTTCAAACTGGGGCTGACCTG gaaCATGAGTCAGAAGGTGGAAGAACTCCTCTGATGAAAGCAGCCAGAGCAGGACATCTGTGCACTGTGCAGTTTCTAATCAGTAAAG GTGCTAACGTGAACAGAGCCACAGCCAATAATGATCACACAGTGGTGTCTCTCGCCTGCGCTGGAGGTCACCTGGCTGTGGTTGAGCTGCTGCTGGCTCATGGTGCAGACCCTACTCACAGACTGAAG GACGGCTCAACGATGCTGATCGAAGCTGCTAAGGGTGGTCACACTAATGTGGTCTCCTACCTGCTAGACTACCCAAACAACATTTTGTCAGTCCCTGCACCAGATCTGTCTCAACTCACTCCCCCTTCCCATGAAACGTCTCAG GCTCCTCGCGTCCCATTCCAAGCTCTGGCCATGGTGGTACCCCCTCAGGAGCCAGACAGCGTGCCCTCCACCATTGCCACACCCCCACCCGTCACAAACAAAG GAATGTCCAAACAAAGGTTGAGCAGCCTGCAGAGCAACGCTGTGGCCACAGGGGGCCTGGATGCCGACCTTCTCCCTCCATTCCACCCGTACCAGCCACTCGAGTGCATCGTTGAGGAGACGGAAGGCAAGCTCAATGAGCTGGGCCAGCGCATTAGCGCTATCGAGAAGGCCCAACTGCAGTCGCTAGAGCTGATCCAGGGCGAGCCGCTCACCAAAGACAAGATCGAGGAGCTGAAGAAGAGCCGTGAGGAGCAggtgcagaaaaagaaaaaaatcctgaaagagCTGCAGAAGGTGGAGCGGCAGCTGCAGCTCAAGACACAGCAGCAGTTCACCAAAGAGTACATGGAGGGAAAGATGAAGGAGGAGCCGGGTCAGGCGGCAGGGGTGGAGGCGCCCGGCACGCCCCTGCCACCACAGGCCACGCAGCTGGGCTCCAGTCCAGGGTGCACGGACGACAACGACATTGAGGGTCACCAGCCGCTCCCTGCTGATGAGGACGACGATGAGGAgggtgaagaagaagaagacgacgATGACGACGATGACGATGAGGAAGACGGCGATTACGCAGAGCTCCCACAGGTCGATACCATCCTGTACCAAAAGGGAGGAGGACAACCGGCGCCACCTCTTCCTCCTCAACCCCACAGCCTACAGGGCCCTCCACCTCCCCCGCTACAGTCCAGCTTCGTCCCCATTCAGCCTATGAGTGCACAGCAGTCCACAGACTTCGGCAGCGCGGAGTACCCAGGCAGCAGCAGCCCCGACCTGCATAGAGTTATGTTGGGCCAGCAGCTATCTGGACTCGGGCCTGGTCTCCTCGCACAGGCACCGGATGGCCTCATGGTGGCCACACCTGCACAGACGCTTACAGACACGCTGGACGACATCATGGCAG CGGTGAGCAGCAGAGTGCCTATGATAAACACTACAACCTCACCCATACCTCAGCCCACAACACAGACGCCCATGAACACTGTCTCCCCACCCTCCATGCTCCCACTCTATCCATCTGTTGACATCGATGCACAT ACGGAGAGCAATCATGACACGGCTCTGACTCTGGCCTGTGCGGGCGGCCATGAAGAGCTTGTGTCGGTGCTTATCGCGCGTGGTGCGAACATTGAGCACCGGGACAAAAAGG GGTTCACTCCTTTGATCCTGGCTGCCACAGCGGGTCATGTTGGCGTTGTTGAGATTCTTTTGGACAAAGGCGGGGACATCGAGGCTCAGTCTGAAAGGACCAAAGACACCCCTCTCTCCTTGGCATGCTCAGGCGGCAGGCAAGAG GTGGTGGAATTATTGCTTCTCCGTGGTGCTAACAAGGAGCATCGAAACGTGTCCGACTACACCCCGCTTAGCCTGGCAGCCTCAGGAGGATACGTAAATATAATCAAGATTCTCCTCAACGCTGGAGCTGAGATCAACTCTAG gaCGGGCAGCAAGCTGGGCATCTCTCCTTTAATGTTGGCAGCCATGAATGGCCATGTACCTGCAGTGAAGCTGCTACTGGACATGGGCTCCGATATCAATGCTCAGATCGAAACCAATCGCAACACCGCGCTGACGCTGGCCTGCTTCCAGGGTAGAGCTGAGGTAGTCAGTCTGCTGCTAGACCGCAAGGCCAACGTCGAGCATCGGGCTAAG ACGGGGCTCACCCCTCTCATGGAAGCTGCATCTGGTGGTTATGCCGAGGTGGGCCGTGTGCTGCTGGATAAAGGTGCTGATGTGAATGCCCCTCCCGTCCCCTCTTCACGTGACACTGCACTTACTATCGCTGCAGACAAGGGCCACTACAAGTTCTGTGAGCTTCTAATTAACAG AGGGGCTCACATTGACGTGCGCAATAAGAAGGGGAACACGCCTCTGTGGCTGGCTGCAAATGGGGGACATTTCGATGTAGTGCAGCTGCTAGTACAGGCAGGAGCTGATGTGGATGCAGCAGACAACCGCAAGATCACACCTCTTATGGCGGCATTCCGTAAA gggcATGTGAAAGTGGTCCAGTATTTGGTAAAGGAGGTGAATCAGTTCCCCTCTGACATCGAGTGCATGAGATACATCGCCACTATTGCAGATAAG GAGCTTCTGAAGAAGTGTCATCAGTGCATGGAAACCATTGTGAAAGCCAAAGACCAGCAGGCTGCTGAGGCTAACAAGAATGCCAGTATTCTCCTCAAGGAACTTGATCTTGAGAAG TCTCGTGAGGAAAGCAAAAAACAAGCTCTGGCAGCAAAAAGAGAGAAGCGCAAAGAGAAAcgcaagaagaagaaggaggaacAGAAGAAAAAGCTTGAGGAAGAGGAGGCAAAAGTGAAGGATACATTTTCTGAGACACAAGACCAGAAGGAGGACTCTGCTGAAG AGCCAGAGGTTCCCATTGAGCCCCCAAGcgccactaccaccaccaccattgGCATCTCTGCCACCTCCACCACCTTCACCAATGCCTTTAGCAAAAAGCGCGCCAACGTGGTCACTACGCCGAGTACCAAccgaaagaataaaaagaacaaGACCAAGGACTCACCCAGCGAGCCTATCATCCTACAGGACCCTCAGGTGGCACTAGCGCAACAAAAGGCAGATAAAAACAAGATCCATGGTGAACCACGAGGCGGCGGGGCACCTGGGGGCACCAGTGATTCGGACAACCTGGACAGCACAGACTGCAACAGTGAAAGCAGCAACGGCAGTAAAAGCCAGGACCTGGCGGACCTGTCGTCTTCATTCACTTCGTTCTCCTCCTCCGCTCCAGCAGTGTCCAGTCAGCCTCTACCTATGACTGAGAAGAAACCGGGCCTGTCGCACCCTACTTCTCGGGAAGAGAAGGTCACAGTGTCTATTTCCAAACCACAACAGAA ATCTCATGATATTATTAGTGACTTGACCCCCAGTTCCCTGCCCTCATCTTTCAAGACCATTTCACTGCCAGTCACCTCACCTAACAGCAAGATGAACCTCACCAGCCCTAAAAGGGGCCAAAAGAGAGAGGAGGGATGGAAAGAAGTTGTACGAAG GTCAAAGAAACTTTCTGTCCCAGCCTCTGTGGTGTCTCGGATTATGGGCAGAGGTGGCTGCAATATCACAGCCATTCAAGATGTGACGGGTGCGCACATAGATGTtgacaaacaaaaagacaaaaacggCGAGAGAATGATCACCATCAG AGGTGGCACGGAGTCCACGCGACATGCCGTTCAGTTGATCAATGCGCTTATCCAGGACCCCGCCAAAGAGCTAGAGGACCTGATACCTCGCAACCACATTCGTCAGCCTGGCACTAACACCAAAATTGGCTCTACTTACACCACCTCCACAGGGGCCACCAGCACCACTGCGGCCAGTTCGAAAGGCCTATCGTCAGTCGTGCCCTCCTCCAGCGTGTCCTTCCAGTCCTCCTCCAACTCGACCACTCAGCAGGCTGGCAAAATGGGCAAAAACATGGCACCAGGTGTTAGACCTCCATTTGTCTCTCTACCACCGCTGGCCTACGCGCACCCCCAGCTGGCTTTGCTGGCAGCGCAGACCATGCACCAGATCCGTCACCCACGCCTGCCAATGGCACAGTTCGGTGGCACGTTCCCTCCCTCGCCCAACACGTGGGGGCCGTTCCCCGTGCGCCCTGTAAGCCCTGGCAGCGCTAACAGCTCTCCCAAACACAGTGGCAATGCGGCCCTACGTCCTTCCAGCTCCGCCCCTGCTCCAGCCGAGCACCCTGCTCCGGTGTCAAATGCTAACGTTGCCCCTGGTTCCACTGCCTCTCCCCCCAGCACGGTCCCCTCCAAAACACCTACACCAACCTCAGTAAGGAAGCAGCTCTTCTCCGCCGAGCCCAAGCCTACAGCAGCACCTGCTGTCGCCACCACTGCAAGCAGCACCCCTACTTCGCAGGTCCCTCCTGCTCCCATCAGCTGTGCTCCCACCACTCCGACGACTCCTCCCCCAATGCCGGCCCCTATTGCCCCACCTACACAGCATACTCAAGCCCTGAAGACGGAAACCGCTCCCGCTGGTACGCCTGCTAAAGAGAAATCGGTGGCTGATCTGGCTGTTCCTGTTTCTAGCGCCCCATGTGAGGGCTCCAGCCCCTCAACCCCTCTGCACTTCCCTGCATCTCCTTCTGCACAGCCTGCACTGCCTGTCCAGCCCGAGGGCAGACAGCAGCTGCCCTTCCCCCTTACCTCCAGCACAGAACCGAGTTCCTCTTCTAGTGTCCAACCgggtgtgtctctgtctgtctctcgtcCTGTACCGCCCAACACGATCAGCAGCACGGTTGCAAACACCAGCAGCACCTTACCTCACTACGCCACACCTGCTGCATCTGGGGTCTCGACTCGCTTACAACCCCCAACGTACTACCCCATGGGACCCGGAGCCCCTTTGCAGGAGCAGCAGTCTGTTTTCGTGCCCCAGGGTGCAACACAGGAGCCCCTTAAACAGCAACAGCAGTCTGCCCAGCCTAGCTTAGCCACGGCTAACATGCCACCCCCTTCACTTCAGATATCCTCTACTATGGGCATGATAAATGGATCACAGGTGCACCTTCACAGCGGCAAAGCGCAGCTGCCATCCAACTTCGGTCATGCGGCTATATTCAATCACTTTTCAAGTATCTTCGACAGCAACCAGGTGGGCAACAACCAGGTGTGGGGGGCCTGTCACCTTCCTACTCGCACTCCACCAGAGCAGCCCTTCAGTGCCCCACCTGCATTCATGGGAGGGATGGGGCAGATGGAGAGCAGTATGCCCCCTCCTGATGGCTCCAAGGCCCCAGGATATCGCTGCACCTCCCAGCGAGTCGTCTCTAGCCCCATTGGTGAGTCCGCTAGGGCTACGTTGCGTGTTCAGTATCACa GCATTCACCCCATGGACCCCTCAGGCAATTCGATCTCTTCTTCCACCGCGCTCACCAGCTTTGCCACGAGCATGTCGGCCAGCCCCGTTTTCCTGCAGGGCCCAGCTCCTGTCGGGACGCCCTCTTTCAGCCGCCAGCACTTTTCCCCTCATCCTTGGAGCGCCTCCACGTCCT GTGAGTCTCCAGTGCCCTCAGTGTCATCTGGAGCATCTTCTCCATTGTGCACGTCCACCGTGACACCCGCACTGATCCAAGCCAAGCCTAGCAGTTCCAGTCAGCAGGACCGCAAAGTGCCCCCGCCCATCGGGACAGAGCGCCTGGCTCGGATCCGACAGACCGGCTCAGTCAGTCACACCATGCTGCCCACCAGTTACACGCCACCAGTCGGACAGGGTGGCATCTGGTCTTTCGGAGTGGGCAGTGCCTCCG CAATGTCAGGCTGGTCTCAGCCTATGATGGGAGGACCCGTGATGCACCAGCAGCTGCAGGAGCAGTCGGCGTTCTCCCAGCACCAGGCTATGGAGCGAGATGACACTGGCATCGTTGCTCCATCTAACACCTTTCACCAGCCCATGCCCACTAACTTCATGGATTTTCCAAAG GGGTTGCCAATGTCGATGTATGGAGGAACGATGATCCCTCCTCACCCACAAATGGCCGAGGCTCCTGGAGGCCCCATGTATAATGGGCTCCACACAACTGACCCAGCCTGGAACCCCATCTTAAAAGTCGTCCCCAGCTCAGCTGAAAATTCAGACCCACAGCAG GTGTGGCCTGGGACTTGGGCCCCGCATGTGGGAAATGTGCATCTGAATCACATCAACTAA